Proteins encoded within one genomic window of Acinetobacter sp. YWS30-1:
- the cyoE gene encoding heme o synthase, with amino-acid sequence MLKKYLFLTKPGILFGNFVTTLGGYFVATQGSVDFLLLLLTLIGTTLVVASGCVVNNVIDQDIDQKMQRTQNRALVKKTISVPVALAFAFVLGLIGFGILWFWVNAYAFLFAVIGFVVYVGFYSLWTKRTTIHQTLVGSISGAAPPVIGYTAVASQFDLGALLIFLGYALWQMPHSWGIAVYRFEDYKNAGIPILPVARSIRRTKIESLIYVILFGITMNALFVYGYANWIYLVILNLMTLYWIYLSIQGFKAEDDQAWAKQYFMFSVKLITVISIIFSFTSTAPQNPIIFF; translated from the coding sequence ATGCTGAAAAAGTATTTATTCCTGACTAAGCCAGGAATTCTCTTCGGTAACTTTGTTACCACTTTGGGTGGCTACTTCGTAGCCACTCAAGGTTCTGTAGATTTCCTTCTCCTGCTTCTTACCCTTATTGGTACTACTCTAGTAGTGGCATCAGGATGCGTGGTCAATAACGTTATTGATCAGGACATCGACCAAAAAATGCAGCGCACTCAAAATCGCGCACTTGTCAAAAAAACCATATCTGTACCTGTTGCTCTCGCCTTTGCTTTTGTATTGGGTCTGATCGGTTTTGGCATTTTATGGTTCTGGGTAAATGCATACGCTTTCCTATTCGCAGTTATTGGTTTTGTCGTATACGTTGGTTTTTACAGCTTATGGACAAAACGAACAACTATTCACCAAACACTGGTAGGCAGTATTTCTGGCGCAGCACCGCCTGTGATCGGCTATACCGCAGTTGCAAGCCAGTTTGACCTGGGTGCCCTACTGATTTTTCTTGGGTATGCACTCTGGCAAATGCCTCATTCATGGGGAATTGCAGTTTACCGTTTTGAAGATTACAAAAATGCAGGCATTCCAATTCTGCCTGTCGCCCGTTCAATTCGACGCACCAAGATCGAGTCTTTGATCTACGTGATATTGTTCGGAATCACCATGAATGCTTTATTTGTTTATGGTTATGCAAACTGGATCTATCTGGTGATATTGAATCTGATGACGCTTTACTGGATCTATCTCAGTATTCAGGGCTTTAAAGCTGAAGATGATCAGGCATGGGCAAAACAGTATTTCATGTTCTCGGTCAAACTGATTACCGTGATCAGTATTATTTTCAGTTTTACTTCTACTGCCCCACAGAATCCAATCATATTTTTTTAA
- the rpsF gene encoding 30S ribosomal protein S6, with amino-acid sequence MRHYEIVLLVHPDQSDQVVGMVERYLTHIKEAEGQIHRLEDWGRRQLAYPINKIHKAHYILMNVECGQTTLDELEELFRYNDAIIRSLIIRRENAITEESLLAKSAEEKRARKAQREEAQQAQDSAEA; translated from the coding sequence ATGCGTCACTACGAAATCGTACTATTGGTACATCCAGACCAAAGCGATCAAGTTGTGGGTATGGTAGAACGTTACCTAACTCACATCAAAGAAGCTGAAGGTCAAATCCACCGTCTTGAAGACTGGGGCCGTCGTCAATTGGCTTACCCAATCAACAAGATCCACAAAGCTCACTACATTCTGATGAATGTTGAGTGTGGTCAAACTACTCTTGATGAGCTAGAAGAATTGTTCCGTTATAACGATGCAATCATTCGTAGCCTTATCATCCGTCGTGAAAACGCTATCACTGAAGAGTCACTATTGGCTAAGAGTGCTGAAGAAAAACGTGCGCGTAAAGCTCAACGTGAAGAAGCACAACAAGCTCAAGACTCTGCTGAAGCATAA
- the rpsR gene encoding 30S ribosomal protein S18 — protein sequence MARFYRRRKFCRFTAENVTYIDYKDIDTLKQYITENGKIVPSRITGTKARYQRQLALAIKQARYLSLIPYTDNHK from the coding sequence ATGGCACGTTTTTACCGTCGTCGCAAGTTCTGCCGCTTTACAGCTGAGAACGTTACGTACATCGACTACAAAGATATCGACACTTTAAAACAGTACATCACTGAAAACGGCAAGATTGTTCCTAGCCGTATTACAGGTACTAAAGCTCGTTACCAACGTCAGCTAGCACTTGCTATCAAACAAGCTCGCTACTTGTCTTTGATCCCTTACACTGACAATCATAAGTGA
- the rplI gene encoding 50S ribosomal protein L9 yields the protein MDIILLQRIKNLGKLGDKVSVKAGYGRNYLIPQGKAVAATEANTAAFEARRAELEKQEAEVLAAAQARADQLNEVNIVITAKAGDEGKLFGSIGTRDIADALTNAGLTVDRAEVRLPNGALRNTGEFNIAIQLHHDVAAEVLVTIVAE from the coding sequence GTGGATATTATCTTATTACAACGCATTAAAAACCTTGGTAAACTTGGTGATAAAGTTTCAGTTAAAGCTGGTTACGGCCGTAACTACTTGATCCCTCAAGGTAAAGCAGTTGCAGCTACTGAAGCTAACACTGCTGCTTTTGAAGCTCGTCGTGCTGAACTTGAGAAACAAGAAGCTGAAGTATTAGCTGCTGCTCAAGCACGTGCTGACCAATTGAACGAAGTTAACATCGTAATCACTGCGAAAGCTGGTGATGAAGGTAAACTGTTCGGTTCAATCGGTACTCGTGACATCGCTGACGCGTTGACAAATGCTGGTCTTACAGTTGACCGTGCTGAAGTTCGTCTTCCAAATGGCGCGCTTCGCAACACTGGTGAATTCAACATCGCAATCCAATTGCACCATGATGTTGCTGCAGAAGTTCTGGTTACTATCGTAGCTGAGTAA
- the dnaB gene encoding replicative DNA helicase, with product MSQANASKKAPTAKPEIVADTQLKEFRTPPHNLAIEQAVLAALMTVAESFEQVGDVLTENDFYATRHKYIFRAIEQLSKENSPYDAVLVHDWLIKQNLLDAVGGEEYLMQLMADSPSSFYNLETYAGKIKEFSTLRSMIKVSSEILQNAYDTKGRPVSEILDLAETNIFSIAEQHNNNAKAQGPKAINTVVADVFDKLNELSQLEGSITGLTTGFVELDNKTSGMQAGDLIIVAARPSMGKTTFAMNLVESVLFNNNLPALVYSMEMPADSIAMRLISSFGRVHQGHLRAGKMDSDEWSKVTSTIVHLQEKHLYIDDSSALPPTEVRARARRIAKMHGGKLGCIMVDYLQLMKVPGMGDNRVGEISEISRSLKALAKEMQCPVIALSQLNRSLENRPNKRPVMSDLRESGAIEQDADLIMFIYRDEVYNKESKEAGTAEIIIGKQRNGPIGTVRLAFEGQYTRFSNLSPEFYAQYDDEE from the coding sequence ATGTCACAGGCGAATGCCAGCAAAAAGGCACCTACCGCTAAACCAGAAATTGTTGCTGATACCCAACTCAAGGAGTTCCGTACTCCTCCGCACAATTTAGCGATTGAACAGGCTGTACTTGCTGCCCTTATGACTGTGGCTGAATCTTTTGAACAAGTCGGCGATGTACTTACCGAAAATGATTTTTATGCGACCCGGCATAAATATATTTTCCGTGCCATTGAACAGCTTTCTAAAGAAAACTCGCCTTATGATGCAGTACTGGTTCATGACTGGCTCATCAAACAGAACTTACTCGATGCGGTCGGTGGTGAAGAATATTTAATGCAGCTGATGGCTGACTCCCCTTCAAGTTTCTATAACCTGGAAACCTACGCAGGTAAAATTAAAGAGTTCTCTACTTTACGTAGCATGATCAAGGTCAGCTCTGAAATTTTACAGAATGCCTATGACACTAAAGGCCGTCCGGTGAGTGAAATTCTGGATCTGGCTGAAACTAATATTTTCTCGATTGCCGAACAACATAATAACAATGCCAAGGCTCAAGGCCCAAAAGCGATTAACACAGTTGTAGCTGATGTATTCGATAAGCTAAATGAACTATCTCAACTAGAAGGTTCAATTACCGGTTTGACTACGGGCTTCGTAGAACTGGACAATAAAACTTCCGGTATGCAGGCCGGCGATTTGATTATTGTCGCAGCCCGTCCTTCTATGGGTAAAACCACCTTTGCCATGAATCTGGTCGAAAGTGTGCTGTTTAACAACAACCTCCCTGCGCTGGTCTATTCGATGGAAATGCCAGCGGATTCGATTGCGATGCGTTTGATTTCCTCTTTCGGCCGGGTGCATCAAGGTCACTTACGTGCTGGTAAAATGGATAGTGATGAGTGGTCAAAAGTGACCAGTACCATTGTGCATTTACAGGAAAAGCATCTTTATATTGATGACTCCTCTGCACTACCACCGACTGAGGTTCGTGCACGTGCACGTCGTATTGCCAAAATGCATGGTGGTAAACTTGGTTGTATCATGGTCGATTATCTTCAGTTGATGAAAGTGCCGGGTATGGGTGATAACCGTGTAGGCGAGATCTCGGAAATTTCCCGAAGCTTAAAAGCCTTGGCCAAAGAAATGCAATGTCCTGTGATTGCCTTATCACAGTTGAACCGTTCTCTGGAGAACCGTCCAAACAAACGCCCGGTGATGTCTGACCTTCGTGAATCTGGTGCGATCGAACAGGATGCCGATTTGATCATGTTTATTTACCGTGACGAGGTTTATAACAAGGAATCGAAAGAAGCCGGTACTGCCGAGATTATTATCGGTAAACAGCGTAACGGTCCAATTGGTACAGTTCGTCTGGCATTTGAAGGTCAATATACCCGTTTCAGTAACCTCTCTCCTGAGTTCTATGCCCAGTATGATGATGAAGAGTAA
- the alr gene encoding alanine racemase, translating into MRQATVYIDSEALQYNLNRVKQLAPTAKIVSMVKANAYGHGVKDCLAALKDSDAFGVACLEEALEIRELGYQQPITLIEGIFSADEMQVVIDHNIEVIVHHQPQLDWLLANKEAYIAKGLKVWVKLNSGMNRLGFKIDVIKDVINQLKAEGFTCVLAMHFANADAEHPLNEQQIQQFLEVKNDCAPLMGSCCNSAAIYKYPELHFDFVRPGIMLYGATPFADKTVHDLDLKPVMTFTAEVIALNNIKAGEHVGYGSTFTADKDMTLAIVSIGYGDGYPRAFPKQNHVAINGQQTRVIGRVAMDMIAIDATGLNLELGTEVELWGKSRLVDDVAEANGTIGYELLCRMSARPVRKLV; encoded by the coding sequence GTGCGCCAAGCTACAGTTTATATTGACAGTGAAGCACTACAATATAATTTAAACCGTGTCAAACAACTTGCCCCAACCGCTAAAATCGTCAGCATGGTCAAAGCCAATGCTTATGGACATGGAGTTAAAGACTGCTTAGCAGCCTTAAAAGATAGTGATGCCTTTGGGGTCGCCTGTCTGGAAGAAGCCCTGGAAATTCGTGAACTCGGCTACCAGCAACCCATTACGCTGATTGAAGGCATTTTCTCTGCAGATGAAATGCAGGTTGTGATCGATCACAATATTGAAGTCATTGTGCATCATCAGCCACAACTGGACTGGTTACTGGCAAATAAAGAAGCCTATATTGCCAAAGGCTTAAAAGTTTGGGTAAAACTCAACAGCGGTATGAACCGTCTTGGCTTTAAAATTGATGTGATTAAAGACGTGATCAATCAACTAAAAGCAGAAGGTTTTACCTGCGTGCTGGCGATGCACTTCGCCAATGCTGATGCGGAACATCCTCTCAATGAACAGCAAATCCAGCAGTTTCTTGAAGTAAAAAATGACTGCGCACCTTTAATGGGTTCTTGCTGTAACTCAGCTGCGATCTATAAATATCCAGAATTGCATTTTGACTTTGTCCGTCCGGGCATCATGCTCTACGGCGCGACTCCATTTGCCGACAAAACTGTACACGATCTGGATCTAAAACCTGTCATGACTTTTACTGCCGAAGTGATCGCACTAAACAATATCAAAGCGGGTGAACATGTCGGTTATGGTTCAACTTTTACTGCTGACAAAGACATGACCTTGGCCATTGTTTCTATCGGTTATGGTGACGGTTATCCACGTGCTTTCCCGAAACAGAACCATGTAGCGATTAATGGTCAGCAAACCCGTGTGATTGGCCGTGTCGCAATGGACATGATTGCTATTGATGCAACTGGTCTCAATCTTGAACTGGGTACTGAAGTTGAACTATGGGGCAAATCCCGTCTGGTCGATGATGTGGCTGAAGCGAATGGCACCATTGGTTATGAATTACTTTGCCGTATGTCTGCCCGCCCGGTACGCAAACTGGTTTAA
- a CDS encoding BLUF domain-containing protein → MYQFCYASESTSSKADLLQDLTDILKEARDFNHPNQITGVLYFADGHFFQCLEGECLVLKALLTERLSKDPRHKNIKLFETKEIEQRTFGDWSMKYISKRSSIQQFCQKMGFEVFTPNDFNQEQVDALLLELSLIENEEQKSA, encoded by the coding sequence ATGTACCAATTTTGTTATGCCAGTGAAAGTACCTCGTCCAAAGCCGACTTACTTCAAGATTTAACGGATATCCTTAAAGAAGCACGTGATTTTAATCATCCTAATCAAATAACAGGGGTGCTTTATTTTGCTGATGGACATTTTTTCCAGTGCCTGGAAGGGGAATGTCTGGTTTTAAAAGCTTTACTGACAGAGAGACTGTCTAAAGATCCACGCCATAAAAATATTAAACTATTTGAAACCAAAGAGATTGAGCAGCGTACTTTTGGCGACTGGTCAATGAAATACATTTCTAAACGTAGTTCCATTCAACAATTCTGCCAAAAGATGGGATTTGAAGTTTTTACGCCTAATGATTTTAACCAGGAACAAGTAGATGCTTTATTACTTGAACTGTCATTAATCGAAAATGAAGAACAAAAATCAGCTTAA